In a single window of the Veillonella sp. genome:
- a CDS encoding TetR/AcrR family transcriptional regulator, producing MITRKEMTRMLLKEGLLSCLANNSFESVTVTSLCKASGITRSTFYLHYSNIMEIVDDLVDDAIAYSKPGMVDNNNLQTIANTLSAASNSVSLREAYDSIFDRLPLCQRIIRHKKYLPLFLDEQISEYVLQRIIGREKDRQGLVMAESLGVSFDVGVSIFIFLVHGLYAVNKQYKWSQSDEWLEALKIIFELVYRGLQSK from the coding sequence ATGATAACTCGAAAAGAAATGACACGTATGTTGTTAAAAGAAGGCTTGCTTAGTTGTTTAGCAAACAATTCTTTTGAGTCTGTAACAGTAACATCGTTGTGTAAAGCTTCGGGTATAACTCGTTCTACTTTTTATTTACACTATAGTAATATCATGGAAATTGTTGATGATTTAGTGGATGATGCAATCGCTTATTCAAAGCCAGGAATGGTAGATAACAACAATTTACAAACCATAGCTAACACCTTATCAGCTGCTTCTAATTCTGTTTCGTTGAGAGAAGCATACGATTCTATTTTTGATAGATTGCCTTTATGTCAGCGTATTATACGACATAAAAAGTATTTACCTTTATTTTTAGATGAACAAATTTCAGAATATGTATTACAACGCATTATAGGACGTGAAAAAGATCGGCAAGGGCTCGTTATGGCAGAATCTCTTGGCGTTTCGTTTGATGTGGGGGTATCTATTTTTATATTTTTAGTACACGGTCTATATGCTGTTAATAAACAATATAAGTGGTCTCAGAGCGATGAGTGGTTAGAAGCTCTGAAAATTATTTTTGAACTAGTTTATCGTGGATTACAAAGTAAATAG
- the cooS gene encoding anaerobic carbon-monoxide dehydrogenase catalytic subunit, which produces MNKDVENKNTHDHSHGEYHHHHDHDHHHHDHDHCHCGGHHHDHDHDHHHDHDHSHGKALPTDKWVPHTHEPGVPHEHGVNDYMKAVAEYRKTWPTKQDVIEQTPDPAVREMILRMEQIGCDTVFDRFDKQQPQCTFGIAGVCCRVCFMGPCKITPKSPRGVCGADADLIVARNMTRAAAGGLTQHGAHAREILISLKAAANDQLDIPILGEEKIRTVCKAFNIPEEGRSLKEVANDLADVLLEDLSRALPGEYKTITALAPAERREVWKNLDILPISAYNEAFDAYHRTCVGTDGDWESNMKQFLRCGLAFTFTGVVAADIATDALFGQGGRRTSKVNIGALKKGYVNIAVHGHLPTLVSQICTIGASEEYLEKAKAIGAKGIQFYGICCSGLSSMYRYENVIPLCNAIGAELVLGTGALDCWVADVQDVYPAIMDVARCFNTKVITTSDAARLPGAEHIGYDHHHTNLSETKALARKILDRALEAHELRKGMPVFIPPYEITAEVGFSPESTVKHYGSFKPLAEALKSGKVRGIVNVVGCSNPRVIYEKATVDIVDTLIKNGCIILTNGCASFPLMKLGYCNTDAIKKCSPALQEFLGDDQPPVWHVGECVDNARSSGIFAGIAGELGLNLPQMPFAMSSPEWSNEKGIDASLGFRLMGINSYHCVEPPTQGSDAVTKWLKEDTKDILGSVMYVNTDPAKVAEKILADIDAKRAALGWAEVK; this is translated from the coding sequence ATGAATAAAGATGTGGAAAACAAAAACACCCATGACCACAGCCATGGCGAATATCATCACCATCATGATCATGACCATCATCACCATGACCATGACCACTGCCATTGTGGCGGTCACCATCACGATCACGACCATGATCATCATCATGACCATGACCATAGTCATGGTAAAGCGTTGCCAACGGATAAATGGGTGCCACACACTCATGAACCAGGGGTACCTCATGAACATGGCGTAAACGATTACATGAAAGCCGTTGCTGAGTATCGTAAAACTTGGCCTACAAAACAAGATGTTATCGAACAAACACCAGATCCAGCTGTACGCGAAATGATTCTTCGCATGGAGCAAATTGGTTGCGATACAGTATTTGACCGTTTCGATAAACAACAACCACAATGTACTTTTGGTATTGCAGGCGTATGTTGTCGTGTTTGCTTCATGGGTCCATGTAAAATTACACCTAAGAGCCCTCGTGGTGTCTGCGGTGCTGATGCTGATCTTATTGTAGCTCGTAATATGACACGCGCAGCAGCTGGTGGCTTAACACAACATGGTGCGCATGCTCGAGAAATCTTGATTTCTTTGAAAGCTGCTGCTAACGATCAATTGGATATTCCAATTTTAGGGGAAGAAAAAATTCGCACAGTATGTAAAGCTTTCAACATCCCTGAAGAAGGTCGTTCCTTAAAAGAAGTGGCTAATGACTTGGCAGATGTTCTATTAGAAGATTTGAGCCGTGCATTGCCTGGCGAATATAAAACAATTACAGCGTTAGCTCCAGCTGAGCGCCGTGAAGTTTGGAAAAACCTTGATATCTTACCTATTTCTGCGTACAATGAAGCCTTTGATGCATACCATCGTACATGTGTAGGTACAGATGGCGATTGGGAAAGCAACATGAAACAATTCTTGCGTTGTGGTCTTGCTTTCACATTCACAGGCGTAGTAGCAGCGGACATCGCAACAGATGCATTGTTCGGTCAAGGTGGTCGTCGTACATCCAAAGTTAACATCGGTGCATTGAAAAAAGGTTATGTTAACATCGCTGTTCATGGTCACTTGCCAACATTAGTATCACAAATTTGTACAATTGGTGCCTCTGAAGAGTACTTAGAAAAAGCAAAAGCTATCGGTGCTAAAGGCATCCAATTCTACGGTATCTGTTGCTCTGGTTTGTCCAGTATGTACCGTTATGAAAACGTTATTCCATTGTGTAATGCTATCGGTGCGGAACTTGTACTTGGTACAGGCGCTCTTGATTGCTGGGTAGCTGACGTTCAAGACGTATACCCTGCTATCATGGACGTAGCACGTTGCTTCAACACAAAAGTTATCACTACATCTGATGCAGCTCGTTTACCAGGTGCAGAACACATTGGTTACGATCACCATCATACTAACTTGTCTGAAACAAAAGCATTGGCTCGCAAAATCTTGGATCGCGCTCTTGAAGCTCATGAATTGCGCAAAGGCATGCCTGTATTCATTCCGCCATACGAAATCACTGCTGAAGTTGGTTTCTCTCCAGAATCCACTGTTAAACATTACGGTTCCTTCAAACCATTGGCAGAGGCTTTAAAATCTGGTAAAGTTCGTGGTATTGTAAACGTAGTAGGTTGTTCCAACCCTCGCGTTATTTATGAAAAAGCAACTGTAGATATTGTTGATACACTTATCAAAAATGGCTGTATCATCTTAACAAATGGTTGTGCATCCTTCCCATTGATGAAACTTGGTTACTGTAATACAGATGCTATTAAGAAATGTAGCCCTGCATTGCAAGAGTTCTTGGGCGATGATCAACCACCTGTATGGCATGTCGGCGAATGTGTAGATAATGCACGTTCCTCCGGTATTTTTGCTGGTATTGCTGGTGAATTAGGTCTTAACTTACCACAAATGCCATTTGCTATGTCTAGCCCTGAATGGTCTAACGAAAAAGGTATCGATGCATCCCTTGGCTTCCGCTTGATGGGTATTAACTCTTACCATTGCGTTGAGCCACCTACACAAGGCTCTGATGCTGTTACAAAATGGCTTAAAGAAGACACTAAAGACATCTTAGGTTCTGTTATGTATGTAAATACTGATCCTGCTAAAGTAGCTGAAAAAATCTTAGCTGATATCGATGCTAAACGTGCTGCTTTAGGTTGGGCTGAAGTAAAATAG
- a CDS encoding MBL fold metallo-hydrolase: MTQYTHIRNATGKLTIKNTTFLIDPFLAPKDTYPGFEGTFNYQQRMPMVDLPLSMDNLLSNVTAVVVTHTHLDHWDDTAINAIPKSLPIFVQNTADKELITSQGFNDVRIIFESLEFNSITLRKTGGSHGTLEMYANPVLAQLAGDAMGVIFEAADEPTVYLVGDTVWTSDVEKALLRFDPNVIIMNTGYAQILGFEDSIIMGTKDIGRMVVRKPEAKIIAVHMDTVNHTATSRKDVRKFIKGNNIESHVAVPEDGETITL, from the coding sequence ATGACACAATATACTCACATTCGAAACGCCACAGGAAAATTAACAATAAAAAATACAACATTCCTTATTGATCCATTTTTAGCACCAAAAGATACTTATCCTGGCTTTGAAGGAACATTTAACTATCAACAAAGAATGCCTATGGTTGATTTACCTCTATCAATGGACAATCTATTAAGCAATGTAACTGCAGTGGTAGTCACACACACACATCTTGACCATTGGGATGATACGGCAATTAATGCTATTCCAAAATCACTTCCTATTTTTGTACAAAATACAGCGGACAAAGAACTTATTACTTCACAAGGCTTTAATGATGTACGCATCATTTTTGAAAGTCTAGAGTTTAATAGTATCACATTAAGAAAAACAGGTGGCTCCCACGGCACTCTAGAAATGTATGCAAATCCAGTTCTCGCACAATTAGCAGGCGATGCGATGGGCGTTATTTTTGAAGCAGCAGACGAACCAACTGTGTACCTTGTAGGCGATACAGTTTGGACAAGTGATGTAGAGAAGGCCCTCCTTCGCTTCGACCCTAACGTTATTATTATGAACACTGGATATGCTCAAATTTTAGGCTTTGAAGATAGTATTATTATGGGTACAAAAGATATTGGCCGCATGGTGGTACGCAAACCAGAGGCTAAAATTATTGCGGTTCACATGGATACAGTTAATCATACTGCAACAAGTCGTAAGGATGTACGCAAATTTATCAAAGGCAACAATATTGAAAGCCATGTAGCAGTGCCTGAAGATGGTGAAACCATCACACTTTAA
- the bioB gene encoding biotin synthase BioB, with the protein MALPTDQQPSQVGTYEKILTIANRIMHGGEITKEEAIELIHTSDDDTMILLAMADKIRQHFNDNSVDVCAIVNARSGKCPENCKFCAQSAHHETGVQVYPFMDDESILDAARKAKEAGAIRFSIVTSGRNTNNPNEFDQIIRVLGRIKDEVGLEICCSLGLLTYEQALKLKEVGVTRYHSNIETAPSHFPDICTTHSYEDKMSTIDNAQKAGIRVCSGGILGLNETLEQRVEMAFELKRLHIDSVPLNILNPVKGTPFESNKALRPLDILRTFAVFRFILPNALIRTAGGREVNLRDLQAYALKGGLNGIMVGGYLTTGGRSPQDDLQMIQDLELSRNSAQV; encoded by the coding sequence ATGGCTTTGCCTACAGATCAACAACCATCCCAGGTGGGAACATACGAAAAAATCCTTACTATAGCAAATCGTATTATGCATGGTGGTGAAATTACAAAAGAAGAAGCAATTGAGTTAATTCATACATCTGATGATGATACGATGATTCTGCTCGCTATGGCAGATAAAATTCGTCAACATTTCAATGACAACTCCGTAGATGTATGCGCCATTGTAAATGCACGATCTGGCAAATGTCCTGAAAACTGTAAATTCTGTGCTCAATCTGCACATCACGAAACAGGCGTTCAAGTATATCCGTTCATGGATGATGAAAGCATCCTCGATGCGGCTCGCAAAGCTAAAGAGGCAGGCGCTATTCGCTTCTCCATCGTAACAAGTGGTCGTAATACTAATAACCCAAACGAATTCGATCAAATCATTCGCGTATTAGGCCGCATTAAAGATGAAGTAGGCCTCGAAATTTGCTGTTCTCTTGGTTTGTTAACTTATGAACAAGCTCTCAAATTGAAAGAAGTGGGTGTAACTCGATACCACTCCAATATCGAAACAGCACCTAGTCACTTCCCAGATATTTGTACAACCCATTCCTACGAAGATAAAATGTCTACCATCGACAACGCTCAAAAAGCAGGCATTCGCGTTTGCTCTGGCGGCATCCTTGGACTCAACGAGACATTAGAACAACGCGTAGAAATGGCATTTGAGCTTAAACGCTTACATATTGACTCTGTACCACTCAACATTTTGAATCCTGTTAAAGGTACGCCATTTGAAAGCAATAAAGCATTACGTCCATTAGATATTTTACGTACCTTCGCTGTATTCCGTTTCATCTTGCCAAATGCATTGATTCGTACAGCTGGTGGTCGTGAAGTAAATCTTCGTGACTTACAAGCTTATGCTTTAAAAGGTGGCCTTAACGGTATCATGGTTGGTGGCTACTTAACAACTGGCGGTCGCTCTCCACAAGACGATCTCCAAATGATTCAAGACTTGGAATTAAGCCGCAACTCTGCCCAAGTTTAA